One Triticum dicoccoides isolate Atlit2015 ecotype Zavitan chromosome 4B, WEW_v2.0, whole genome shotgun sequence genomic window carries:
- the LOC119295727 gene encoding protein ALP1-like gives MAPLRGAKRRKKAAAEKKAAMAAAAAGQGAPGGDWWDGFCMRMAGTLSSAEDAHRFESLFKMPRKTFNYVCSLVKDDMMVRASSYTFIDGTVLSLEDRVAVALRRLNSGGSLVTVGTSVGVNHSTVSLITWRFVEAVEARAGHHLRWPDSDEMAMIKSKFEKIHGLPNCCGVVDTTHIIMCLSSAEPNCKVWLDHEKNYSMVLQAVIDPDMRFTDIVTGWPGSMKESSILHSSGLFRLCENGARLNGSKLTVSDGSEVGEYVIGDAGYPLLPWLFTPYQENDLSELKVEFNKRHSAARTVALKALARFKDTWKFLQGEMWRPDKHKLPRIIHVCCLLHNIVIDMEEDAAMDDAHISDDHDANYRQQVCQLSDEKAVRMRDKLSEHLNSS, from the exons ATGGCGCCGCTTCGCGGGGCCAAGCGCCGCAAGAAGGCGgccgcggagaagaaggccgcaatggcggcagcggcggcggggcagGGTGCGCCTGGCGGCGACTGGTGGGATGGCTTCTGCATGCGGATGGCAG GAACCTTATCCTCTGCGGAGGACGCACACAGATTTGAGTCTCTCTTCAAAATGCCCAGAAAAACTTTCAACTATGTTTGCAGCTTGGTAAAAGATGATATGATGGTAAGGGCTAGTAGCTACACCTTTATTGATGGGACAGTGCTGTCTTTAGAAGATCGAGTAGCTGTTGCTCTGAGAAGGTTGAACTCTGGTGGGTCGCTGGTGACCGTAGGAACCTCTGTTGGTGTGAACCACTCGACTGTCTCTCTGATAACTTGGAGATTTGTTGAAGCTGTGGAGGCACGAGCAGGCCACCACTTACGCTGGCCAGACTCGGATGAGATGGCGATGATCAAATCCAAGTTTGAGAAGATCCATGGTTTGCCAAACTGCTGTGGTGTAGTAGACACAACTCACATCATTATGTGTCTCTCTTCAGCTGAACCAAACTGCAAGGTGTGGCTAGACCACGAGAAGAATTACAGCATGGTATTGCAGGCTGTCATTGATCCTGATATGAGGTTCACAGACATTGTAACCGGTTGGCCAGGTAGCATGAAAGAGTCGAGTATTTTACACAGCTCTGGTCTCTTCAGGCTGTGCGAGAACGGTGCACGGTTGAATGGCAGCAAACTGACGGTATCAGACGGGTCAGAAGTTGGGGAATACGTAATTGGTGATGCAGGATACCCTCTTCTCCCGTGGCTGTTCACTCCTTACCAGGagaatgacctctcagaactgaaaGTGGAATTCAATAAGAGACACTCTGCAGCCAGAACAGTCGCGCTGAAGGCGCTGGCGAGGTTCAAGGACACATGGAAGTTCCTGCAGGGAGAGATGTGGCGCCCCGACAAGCATAAGCTGCCTCGGATAATCCATGTGTGCTGTCTGTTGCATAACATAGTGATAGACATGGAGGAGGATGCAGCCATGGACGACGCTCATATATCAGACGATCATGACGCTAATTACAGGCAGCAAGTGTGCCAGTTATCAGATGAGAAGGCTGTCAGGATGAGAGACAAACTGTCCGAGCACTTGAACAGCAGTTGA